The Methanobacterium sp. genome includes the window AGCGATATGGACAGCCTCTACTAGTAAACATGTAAGTGTCTGGCTGAATATCAAATAAATCTCGTGCAGGAAACGGAAGTTTATCCAGCGGATATATTAACTCTCGTTTATCTGTAGCCACGATTCTACCCTCACTGTTCCAATATATTATTCCTCTAACTTTGCCTAAATCATCCTGGACAAACTTTCGCTTTCTTGTAAATAACTCAAATAAATCTCATATGGTTTCTTCACCTTCACCTATAACTCCCACATCCATATCAGGCGTTAATGAAGAGGGTATCATTGAAATATGCACGCCTCCGCATATTACAGGTAGTTTATATTTTTTCGCTATTCTTGCATGTGTAATTGCTTTATTGTAGTTTTGACTTATCGAACTAATTCCAATAATATCTGGTTTAAAGCTCCTTATTTCTTGTTCTACATTATTATCTATGACTTTAAACTCAATTGCTCTCTCTCCAAAATGTTTTCTTAGACTACTGACGAGATATCCAATACCCAAAG containing:
- a CDS encoding cobalamin-dependent protein (Presence of a B(12) (cobalamin)-binding domain implies dependence on cobalamin itself, in one of its several forms, or in some unusual lineages, dependence on a cobalamin-like analog.) is translated as MKIRFLFVVDPFQEHEIHPPLGIGYLVSSLRKHFGERAIEFKVIDNNVEQEIRSFKPDIIGISSISQNYNKAITHARIAKKYKLPVICGGVHISMIPSSLTPDMDVGVIGEGEETI